One window of the Acinonyx jubatus isolate Ajub_Pintada_27869175 chromosome A2, VMU_Ajub_asm_v1.0, whole genome shotgun sequence genome contains the following:
- the KEAP1 gene encoding kelch-like ECH-associated protein 1 has protein sequence MQPEPRPSGAGARTRFLPLRSQRPEGAGDAVMYASTECKAEVTPSQHGNRTFSYTLEDHTKQAFGIMNELRLSQQLCDVTLQVKYEDAPAAQFMAHKVVLASSSPVFKAMFTNGLREQGMEVVSIEGIHPKVMERLIEFAYTASISMGEKCVLHVMNGAVMYQIDSVVRACSDFLVQQLDPSNAIGIANFAEQIGCAELHQRAREYIYMHFGEVAKQEEFFNLSHCQLVTLISRDDLNVRCESEVFHACINWVKYDCEQRRFYVQALLRAVRCHSLTPRFLQMQLQKCEILQADSRCKDYLVKIFQELTLHKPTQVMPCRAPKVGRLIYTAGGYFRQSLSYLEAYNPSDGTWLRLADLQVPRSGLAGCVVGGLLYAVGGRNNSPDGNTDSSALDCYNPMTNQWSPCAPMSVPRNRIGVGVIDGHIYAVGGSHGCIHHNSVERYEPERDEWHLVAPMLTRRIGVGVAVLNRLLYAVGGFDGTNRLNSAECYYPERNEWRMIAPMNTIRSGAGVCVLHNCIYAAGGYDGQDQLNSVERYDVETETWTFVAPMKHRRSALGITVHQGRIYVLGGYDGHTFLDSVECYDPDTDTWSEVTHMTSGRSGVGVAVTMEPCRKQIDQQNCTC, from the exons ATGCAGCCAGAACCGAGGCCTAGCGGGGCTGGGGCCCGCACCCGATTCCTTCCCCTGAGGTCACAGCGCCCCGAGGGGGCAGGGGACGCGGTGATGTACGCCTCCACCGAGTGCAAAGCCGAGGTGACGCCCTCCCAGCACGGCAACCGCACCTTCAGCTACACGCTAGAGGACCACACCAAGCAGGCCTTTGGCATCATGAACGAGCTGCGGCTCAGCCAGCAGCTGTGTGATGTCACACTGCAGGTCAAATACGAGGACGCGCCGGCCGCCCAGTTCATGGCTCACAAGGTGGTGCTGGCCTCATCTAGCCCTGTCTTCAAGGCCATGTTCACCAACGGGCTGCGGGAGCAGGGCATGGAGGTGGTGTCCATTGAGGGCATCCACCCCAAGGTCATGGAGCGCCTAATTGAGTTTGCCTACACGGCCTCCATCTCCATGGGTGAGAAGTGCGTGCTCCACGTGATGAACGGCGCCGTCATGTACCAGATCGACAGTGTCGTCCGCGCCTGCAGCGACTTCCTGGTGCAGCAGCTGGACCCCAGCAACGCCATTGGCATTGCCAACTTCGCCGAACAGATCGGCTGTGCCGAGCTGCACCAGCGAGCCCGCGAGTACATCTACATGCACTTCGGAGAG GTGGCCAAGCAAGAGGAGTTCTTCAACCTGTCCCACTGCCAGCTGGTGACTCTCATCAGCCGAGACGATCTGAACGTGCGCTGCGAGTCCGAGGTCTTCCACGCCTGTATCAACTGGGTCAAGTACGACTGCGAGCAGCGACGGTTCTACGTGCAGGCGCTGCTCAGGGCTGTGCGATGCCACTCGCTGACACCCCGCTTCCTGCAGATGCAGCTGCAGAAGTGCGAGATCTTGCAGGCGGACTCCCGCTGCAAGGACTACCTGGTCAAGATCTTCCAGGAGCTGACCTTGCACAAGCCCACGCAGGTGATGCCCTGTCGGGCGCCCAAAGTGGGCCGGCTCATCTACACCGCCGGCGGCTACTTCCGCCAGTCGCTCAGCTACCTGGAGGCCTACAACCCCAGCGATGGCACTTGGCTCCGACTGGCAGACCTGCAGGTGCCTCGTAGTGGCCTGGCAGGCTGCGTCGTGGGCGGGCTGCTGTATGCCGTGGGTGGCCGGAACAACTCGCCCGACGGCAACACCGACTCCAGTGCCCTGGACTGCTATAACCCCATGACCAACCAGTGGTCACCCTGTGCCCCCATGAGCGTGCCACGCAATCGGATTGGGGTTGGGGTCATCGACGGGCACATCTATGCCGTGGGTGGCTCCCATGGCTGCATCCACCACAACAGTGTGGAGAG GTATGAGCCAGAGCGGGACGAGTGGCACCTGGTGGCCCCGATGCTGACTCGAAGGATCGGGGTGGGAGTGGCTGTCCTCAACCGTTTGCTCTATGCCGTCGGGGGCTTTGACGGCACAAACCGCCTCAACTCAGCCGAGTGTTACTACCCAGAGAGAAACGAGTGGCGGATGATCGCACCCATGAACACCATCCGAagtggggcag GAGTCTGTGTCTTGCACAACTGTATCTATGCTGCGGGGGGCTACGATGGTCAGGACCAGCTGAACAGCGTGGAGCGCTATGATGTGGAGACAGAAACGTGGACTTTTGTAGCTCCCATGAAGCATCGGCGAAGTGCCCTGGGGATTACTGTGCACCAGGGAAGAATCTACGTTCTGG GAGGCTACGACGGTCACACGTTCCTGGACAGTGTGGAGTGTTATGACCCAGACACCGACACCTGGAGCGAGGTGACCCACATGACATCCGGCCGGAGCGGCGTGGGTGTCGCCGTCACCATGGAACCCTGCCGAAAGCAGATCGACCAGCAGAACTGTACCTGTTGA